One Cyclopterus lumpus isolate fCycLum1 chromosome 7, fCycLum1.pri, whole genome shotgun sequence DNA window includes the following coding sequences:
- the si:dkey-178k16.1 gene encoding band 4.1-like protein 1: MTTETALAGELKSAMEGDAMRTNQVPEDQGDMDDSSEKTPSKASRSPQKTTKRPKTVPIKVTLLDGSDYEAGVEKFAKGQTLLDMVCGHLNLLERDYFSLTFQDTDNAKHWLDPSKEIKKQSRVGSWIFGFSVKFYPPDPSVLMEDITRYYLCLQLRDDILSGRLPCSFVTHALLGSYTVQAELGDYEPEDHGPDYVNDFRFAPNQTRELEERVMELHRNYRGMSPAEADVNFLENAKKLSMYGVDLHHAKDSEGIDIMLGVSANGLLIYRDRLRINRFAWPKILKISYKRSNFYIKIRPGEYEQFESTIGFKLPNHRASKRLWKVCIEHHTFFRLVSPEPPPKGFLVIGSKFRYSGRTQAQTRQASALIDRPAPQFDRSVSKRYLLPRSIDGASALNYSMDQLSQRSSSERTQFMSREDLDQEGSLDLDHDQYHYQDQDQLELHDGQDQDQFQRQTWGSHISTTTKTLEFKEEEEGSPIDSKPEDVATHRPKQEQFLDKPEDVLQKHQASINELKRALRQPNSKMAQREKRLSSATPPGGTPERKPATGDGKLIDKQDAYEGELNTYTKVEQIKPSSLGRDVLSVKLWTESKINNCQTTMDSLKSCPGTSPKEETDFRATGLLDLNTREDTLATNGHHDSILGRNAIQENGYGSPHDKQRSGMISINMKHCQYEHNIYQERPKSFKTPVAVDSLPKGQGGDVESDARHCETWGGKAPSPMGEQDRNKTGNAHSEVPKIVPLKPQRSKKSLNKENTGAVNAQSRSDRGIFGATGDVPMTKSKDGSCDAERRVDDDAVLQSAADVVKENTKYHSDAAMSYQQQTLLLKELRDCRGTTGQRLWTRGGQEEHFQNNSELKENFLSGTTFPTAPPRTLPLKMQWSRDRPSNVDSSHIHYRTPGQETAKWKQVDTPPTPAIYEEPFNEASREPWERRLGSVSEDEQDQEILYLKETHLGIERKCSSITVSSTSSLEAEVDFTVLTDLNTGMEEFSRGMTELGERSVSPDVGLCFSMDLLQQQGPSEPPPPLVSATLSRAASSSPPAKHIQAEEVRPEVKRSDVQPVVPKKPKRSVPVSSSVDRESHSRVSAVTPLSREASDVLPTPTVRKTDVRTETQPNGSEITTTIVEFTDQDHCITGLSEGSYSSRQSVSPVHMSSLRREASGSPILVTENVTSATTHVTKTVKGGYSETRIEKRIIITGDDDVDQEQALAIAIQEAKQQHPDMQVTMAVVVRETESSSEDRHGTSES; encoded by the exons GATTAAGAAGCAAAGTCGAG TTGGTTCGTGGATCTTTGGATTTTCTGTCAAGTTCTACCCCCCAGACCCATCTGTGCTAATGGAAGACATCACCAG GTACTACCTGTGCTTGCAGCTGAGGGACGACATCCTGTCTGGTCGTCTGCCCTGCTCATTTGTAACCCACGCCCTTCTGGGATCCTACACTGTCCAAGCCGAGCTGGGAGACTATGAGCCTGAGGACCATGGCCCAGACTATGTCAACGACTTTCGCTTTGCACCCAACCAGACacgtgagctggaggagagagtgaTGGAGTTGCACCGCAACTACAG GGGAATGAGTCCAGCCGAGGCAGATGTGAACTTTCTTGAAAATGCCAAGAAGCTCTCAATGTATGGAGTGGACCTGCATCATGCTAAG GATTCAGAAGGAATTGACATAATGCTCGGTGTGAGCGCCAACGGTCTGCTCATCTACCGAGACCGTCTTAGGATCAACCGATTCGCCTGGCCAAAAATCCTCAAGATCTCCTACAAGAGAAGCAATTTCTACATCAAGATCCGCCCAGGAGAG TATGAACAGTTTGAGAGCACCATAGGCTTCAAACTGCCAAACCATCGGGCGTCGAAGCGATTGTGGAAGGTCTGCATTGAGCACCACACCTTCTTCAG GTTGGTTTCCCCAGAGCCGCCTCCCAAGGGCTTTCTGGTGATTGGCTCCAAGTTCCGCTACAGCGGGAGAACCCAGGCCCAGACCAGACAGGCCAGTGCTCTGATTGACCGGCCTGCCCCACAGTTTGACCGGTCTGTGAGCAAGAGGTACCTGCTGCCCCGAAGCATTGATGGAG CCTCAGCTCTCAACTACAGTATGGATCAGCTTTCCCAGCGAAGCTCCAGTGAACGCACACAGTTCATGTCCAGAGAAGACCTGGACCAAGAGGGCAGCCTTGACCTGGACCACGATCAGTACCATtatcaggaccaggaccagctggAGCTGCATGATGGTCAGGACCAAGATCAGTTTCAGAGGCAAACCTGGGGTTCCCACATCTCTACGACCACCAAGACTTTGGAGTTCAAG gaggaagaggaaggctCGCCTATAGACTCAAAACCAGAG GATGTGGCCACCCATCGGCCCAAACAGGAG CAATTCTTGGATAAGCCAGAAGATGTTCTTCAGAAGCACCAGGCCAGCATCAATGAGCTAAAGAGGGCTTTGAGGCAGCCTAACAGCAAGATGGCCCAGAGGGAGAAACGCCTCTCCTCAGCTACTCCTCCTGGAGGAACCCCCGAGCGGAAACCA GCGACCGGTGATGGCAAATTGATTGACAAGCAGGATGCTTATGAAGGAGAACTGAATACTTACACTAAAGTGGAACAGATTAAGCCCTCTTCTTTGGGTAGAGACGTGTTGTCTGTGAAACTTTGGACTGAATCAAAGATAAACAACTGTCAAACAACTATGGATTCATTAAAAAGCTGTCCTGGAACATCTCCAAAAGAAGAAACCGACTTTAGGGCAACAGGACTACTGGACTTGAACACCAGGGAAGATACACTGGCAACAAATGGACATCACGATTCTATATTAGGGAGGAATGCCATTCAAGAAAATGGATATGGATCTCCACATGACAAACAGAGGAGTGGAATGATCAGCATAAATATGAAGCATTGCCAATATGAGCACAACATTTATCAAGAGAGACCAAAGAGCTTCAAAACTCCGGTGGCTGTGGATTCTCTCCCAAAAGGCCAAGGAGGCGATGTTGAGAGTGACGCAAGACATTGTGAGACTTGGGGGGGGAAAGCCCCAAGCCCCATGGGAGAGCAAGATCGCAATAAAACCGGGAACGCACACTCAGAAGTCCCCAAAATAGTTCCTCTCAAGCCACAAAGATCAAAGAAGTCTTTGAATAAGGAGAACACAGGTGCTGTAAACGCTCAAAGTCGGTCTGATAGAGGCATCTTTGGTGCCACTGGTGATGTACCGATGACGAAATCCAAAGACGGTTCCTGTGACGCAGAAAGGAGAGTGGATGACGATGCTGTTCTGCAGTCTGCTGCAGATGTTGTCAAGGAAAATACCAAATACCACAGCGACGCTGCGATGTCATATCAACAGCAAACTCTACTCCTTAAGGAGCTCAGAGACTGCAGAGGCACTACAGGACAACGTCTGTGGacaagaggaggacaggaggaacattttcaaaacaactCGGAGTTAAAAGAGAATTTCCTCTCGGGCACCACATTTCCAACAGCTCCCCCTCGAACTCTCCCACTGAAAATGCAATGGTCCCGAGACAGGCCGAGCAACGTGGACAGCAGCCACATCCACTACAGGACGCCCGGCCAAGAAACAGCCAAGTGGAAGCAAGTG GATACACCTCCCACACCTGCTATTTATGAAGAACCTTTCAACGAAGCTTCA AGGGAACCGTGGGAGAGACGTCTGGGCTCCGTCTCAGAGGATGAACAGGACCAAGAGATCCTGTACCTGAAGGAGACCCACCTGGGCATTGAGCGCAAATGTTCCAGCATCACGGTCAGCTCTACGTCCAGCTTGGAGGCCGAAGTAGATTTCACCGTCCTCACGGACCTAAACACGGGCATGGAGGAGTTCTCCAGGGGCATGACAGAGCTTGGGGAGAGGAGTGTGTCACCCGATGTGGGTCTGTGCTTTAGCATGGACTTGCTCCAGCAGCAGGGCCCCTCTGAACCACCTCCTCCATTGGTGTCAGCCACTCTGTCCAGAGCAGCCAGCAGCAGCCCTCCAGCCAAACACATCCAGGCTGAAGAAGTCCGGCCAGAGGTCAAACGGTCCGATGTGCAG CCTGTCGTACCCAAAAAACCAAAGAGGTCCGTGCCGGTGTCCTCTTCCGTGGACCGAGAGTCGCACAGTCGCGTCTCTGCCGTCACGCCGCTGAGCAGAGAGGCCAGCGATGTCCTGCCCACACCGACGGTCAGGAAGACGGACGTCAGGACAGAGACTCAGCCCAATGGGTCAGAGATCACCACGACCATCGTGGAGTTCACAGATCAG GATCATTGTATCACGGGCCTGAGTGAAGGTTCTTATTCTTCGAGACAGAGTGTATCCCCT GTGCATATGAGCAGTCTACGTAGAGAGGCGTCAGGGTCGCCCATCCTCGTCACTGAAAATGTTACCTCGGCAACCACTCACGTCACCAAG ACGGTGAAAGGAGGATATTCAGAGACCAGGATTGAGAAGAGGATCATAATCACAGGAGACGATGAtgtagaccaggagcag GCTTTGGCTATCGCAATACAGGAAGCCAAGCAGCAGCATCCGGACATGCAGGTGACAATGGCAGTCGTTGTCAGGGAAACCGAATCGTCCAGCGAGGATCGACACGGCACATCAGAG TCCTGA